In a single window of the Zea mays cultivar B73 chromosome 5, Zm-B73-REFERENCE-NAM-5.0, whole genome shotgun sequence genome:
- the LOC100283352 gene encoding IAA7 - auxin-responsive Aux/IAA family member isoform X1, whose amino-acid sequence MGDAAETNKTLHNWMGEPRPRSSDQRDEEETLQLSLGLPGGGASAGGGVAPAAWRMLPARDEEMRSAAAVVDTSLLSLGYSAPAFSPRSPGKAKGSPAAATENALASTNNASQRRSPNTPVIGWPPVRAFRRNLATSSRASLEHQNGKKEDKPEQTTKRAPFVKINMDGIPIGRKIDLSALGSYDELSLSVDKLFRGLLAAQQDPLAAGAKECSQEEVAISGLLDGTGEYTLVYEDYEGDRVLVGDVPWGMFVSSVKRLRVLKTSDLSSSLTAPPGQKRTVTECPVFTS is encoded by the exons ATGGGAGACGCAGCAGAGACCAACAAGACTCTTCACAACTGGATGGGcgagccgaggccgaggtcgagcgaCCAGCGCGACGAGGAGGAGACGCTTCAGCTCAGCCTCGGCCTCCCCGGAGGAGGAGCAAGTGCGGGTGGTGGGGTAGCACCCGCCGCCTGGAGAATGCTGCCGGCCAGAGACGAGGAGATGCGCTCTGCTGCTGCTGTCGTCGACACCTCCCTGCTCTCTCTCGGCTACTCCGCCCCAGCTTTCTCGCCCCGCTCACCAG GCAAGGCAAAGGGGTCCCCAGCAGCAGCTACAGAGAATGCCCTTGCATCCACCAACAACGCCTCCCAGAGAAG ATCTCCAAATACCCCGGTTATTGGGTGGCCTCCAGTTCGTGCCTTCAGAAGAAATCTGGCCACCTCTAGCAGAGCATCCCTTGAACATCAGAATGGGAAGAAGGAAGACAAACCTGAACAGACCACAAAAAGAGCTCCATTTGTAAAGATCAACATGGACGGCATCCCTATTGGTAGAAAAATCGATCTGAGTGCCCTCGGTAGTTACGATGAGCTGTCTCTGTCTGTCGACAAGCTATTCCGGGGGCTTCTTGCAG CACAACAAGACCCTCTGGCTGCCGGCGCAAAGGAGTGTTCACAGGAAGAGGTGGCGATATCGGGTTTACTAGATGGAACTGGGGAGTACACTCTGGTTTATGAGGATTATGAAGGCGatagggtgctggttggcgatgtcccCTGGGG gatgtttgtttcttcggTGAAGAGGCTGCGCGTTCTGAAGACATCTGACCTCTCTTCATCT CTAACAGCACCTCCTGGCCAGAAGAGGACGGTAACTGAGTGTCCAGTGTTTACCTCTTAG